Proteins encoded together in one Quercus lobata isolate SW786 chromosome 3, ValleyOak3.0 Primary Assembly, whole genome shotgun sequence window:
- the LOC115980007 gene encoding 40S ribosomal protein S24-1-like — translation MAEKAVTIRTRKFMTNRLLSRKQFVIDVLHPGRPNVSKAELKEKLSKMYEVKDTNAIFVFKFRTHFGGGKSTGFGLIYDSVENAKKYEPKYRLIRNGLDTKVEKSRKQMKERKNRAKKIRGVKKTKASDAAKGKKK, via the exons ATGGCGGAAAAGGCAGTGACTATCCGTACCAGGAAGTTCATGACCAACAGGCTTCTCTCCAGAAAACAATTc GTCATTGATGTTCTTCATCCAGGAAGACCCAATGTTTCCAAG GCTGAGCTGAAGGAGAAGCTGTCAAAGATGTATGAAGTGAAAGACACAAATGCAATCTTCGTTTTCAAGTTCCGGACTCACTTTGGAGGTGGAAAATCAACCggttttggtttgatttatGACTCTGTTGAGAATGCCAAAAAATACGAACCCAAGTACAGGCTCATCAGG AATGGACTTGATACTAAGGTAGAGAAGTCAAGGAAGCAGATGAAGGAAAGGAAGAACAGGGCCAAGAAGATCCGTGGAGTAAAGAAG ACAAAGGCTTCAGATGCTGCCAAGGGAAAGAAGAAATGA